The Panicum virgatum strain AP13 chromosome 3N, P.virgatum_v5, whole genome shotgun sequence genome includes the window tggtatcagattCAGTCCTTCCTCGGCATTCTACCAGTTCGTCGCCGGATCCCACCGCAGCAGGTTCGTTTCCGTTGATCCTGttccgccgccgcgaatccctaCGATTCCGGCGCCCACGCCCCGTCGTCGACTTCccgtcgtcgccggcctccGCATATCGGCGGTTAGCCGTTCCGGCGCCGCCGACCATCTCGATTTCTCGCGCCGCTTAGGTTTAGTTGGGATCCAGCGTGTGATTGTTGGGATTTCTCGGCTTTTCGATTACTTGTTCGTCGTGTTTGGATTCTGTGATTCCGTCGATCCGAGACTGGCAAACGAAGTGGGTAGTGTTGAATCGGCCTTGCGACACCTCGTTGCAGGGATCGTACCTCGTAATTCCCCTTTACGCTGTTTCGATTTGCGGTGGATCCACCACGGCGCCTCCCAAGCCATCGGTTCAGACGCAGTTCATCCTTGACGCCATGGCGTCATCGACGCAGCGTGAGGATGAACGCTGGGACCAGATGACGGAGAGCATCGATTTGCTCTTCGCTCGGATGGGTGGTGTGGAACGCGTTCAGAGTCAGATGGCCGCCCAACTCGATCTGAGCACTCAAGTCATGGATCAGTTGCTGCGTGACCAGAACACTTTGGCTAAGCAGATGGATACGACAGGAAAGACAGTGTCCAACCTCGCTCAGCAGTTTTCGTCCTCAACACAAGCCCCATACGGCCGTCAACGTGTATTTCCAGCAGATTCTTCCAGTTCGGGTGAGCCCCCTGTTAATCCTTcatttcctgctgctgctcatcgCCACGCTGTACCTAAAATGTCTTTTCCCAAGTTCACTGGTGCTAATCCTACAATTTGGCGTGACAAATGTTTGGATTATTTTCACATTTTCAACATACCTGAGACACTTTGGACCCCTACTGCTGCTATGAATATGGATGATAATGCTGCCAAATGGTTACAAGTGCACAAGTTGAAGTATGGTCTAGGCACATGGTCTGAATTTATAGCTGCTGTTGAATCACACTTTGGGTCTTATGCTTATCGTGATGCCCTCAATGACCTCATCGCCCTAGAACAGGAGGATTCCTTGGAAGAATATATTGCCACTTTCACAGATTTGCAATACCAAGCATCCATGCATAATTTGGGGTTGGATGAAATTTTCTTCGTTACACATTTTGTCAAGGGTCTGAAACTGGATATTCGTGTTAGTGTGCAATCTCAGGCACCTGAGACAGTTAAAAGGGCTGTGATGCTTGCTAAGATACAACAACAGTTATTGGACAGTAAAAAGCTCTACAAGCCCAAATCATTCAATGGGCTAAAGTCACAAGGGACAATGTCCAAGAGTGACAGcaggtcttcttcctccagtagCTCTTTATGGAAAGAGAGGCAACTCCGGGATTATCGCAAAGCAAATGGCCTGTGTATGTATTGTGGGGATAAGTTTGACAAAATGCATGCCACCACTTGCACTAAACGTCCCCAGGCTCAGGTTCATGCATTGGCAATCAATGACCTAGACCAAGCTTTAACTGAAGAGGTTCTCACTCAATTGGCAGTGGAGGATTCTCTGCAGGAAGAATTTGAGCAGCTATCTCTTAATGCTTTAGCTGGCACCGCTTCGGGTGAAGTCATGCGCCTTCGAGCAACTGTTAAGAACAAGGTAATGTTAATTTTGCTGGACAGTGGCAGCAGTCATAGCTTTGTCAACTCCTCTTTTCTATCCACTGTGGGTATTACACCAGTACCTGTTTCTTCCAAGAAGGTTAAACTTGCCAATGGACAGATACTTGTGAGTGCTGCAATAGCACCTGACATGGAATGGTGGTGTCAGGGGCACACTTTCAGGACAGACTTGCAAGTGTTGGAGTTGGGTGCTTATGATGCAATTTTGGGGTATGATTGGCTGAAACAACATAGTCCTATGACTTGTCAATGGGAGCAGCACACTGTGGAATTCATGGAGCAGGGCAAACTGGTTACACTTAAGGGAGTTCCTCCAACTCCTTTAACATTATCTGCAGTCCAGGCTGACAGCTTTGTGAAGTGGCATAAGGGCAATGACATCTGGGCTTTAGCAATGGTTGATTTGGAAACTCCAGCCCCTTCACCTCCTTCCCCAGAGATACAGACCTTACTGCATGAATTTGATGATGTCTTTGCTAAACCAGCAACTTTACCCCCTCAGCGTGTTTATGATCATACAATTCCCTTACTTCCTCATACTACCCCTGTTAATTCCAGACCCTATAGATACTCTCCTGTCCACAAAGATGAGATTGAGCGTCAAGTAAAAGAAATGCTCACTGCTGGACTGATCACTCATAGCACTAGTCCATTTGCTTCCCCAGTGTTATTGgtcatgaagaaagatggtACCTGGAGATTCGTTGTGGATTATAGAAAGCTTAATGATCTCACAGTCAAAAACAGATTTCCTTTGCCTATTATTGAAGAAATCTTGGATGAGCTTCATGGAGCTAAGTATTTCACCAAACTGGACATGACTGCAGGTTATCATCAGATTAGGATGATGGAGGCTGATGAATATAAAACTGCTTTTAAAACACATCATGGTCATTTTCAATTTAGAGTAATGCCTTTTGGGCTTACTAATGCCCCAGCCACTTTCCAATGTACAATGAATGAGATTTTGCAGCCCTTTCTCAGGAAGTGTGTGCTTGTGTTCTTGGATGACATATTGATTTACAGTTCCTCCTTGGAAGAACACTTGCAACATTTGAGAGCAGTTTTACAGCAGTTACAACAACATCAGTTTTATCTGAAACTGAGTAAATGCTCTTTTGCTCAGTCACACATTAATTATCTAGGACATATCATTTCTGCTGAGGGTGTTGCAACAGATTCCACCAAAATTGATGCTATGCTTCATTGGCCTACTCCTACTACTGTGACTGAATTGAGGGGTTTCTTGGGCCTCACTGGTTATTATAGAAGATTTGTCAAACATTACGGCATTTTGGCCAAACCTCTCACTAACCTTCTCAAGAAGAAGTCATTTCACTGGGACTCAGCTGCTGACACTGCATTCCAACAATTGAAATCAGTCTTGACACAGACACCAGTTTTGGCATTACCTAATTTTGATATCCCTTTTGTGGTGGAAACTGATGCTTGCGCCACAGGAATAGGTGCAGTACTGATGCAACAAGACAAACCCATTGCATTCTTGAGCAAAGCTTTGGGCCCTGTTCACCAGAATTTATCCATTTATGAGAAGGAGTTTTTAGCCTTAATCATGGCCGTTGAAAAATGGAGACCATATTTGCAAAGACAAGAATTTGTTATTAGGACAGATCATAAAAGTTTGTCATACCTCTCTGAACAGAATCTCCAATCTGACCTTCAGAGAAAAGCCATGACTCGACTAATGGGATTGCAATTCAAAGTGGTTtatagaaaagggaaagaaaacgTGGCTGCTGATGCTTTGTCAAGGGTGGGCCATCTGTTTGCTATACAGGCTGTTTCCCAAACTACACCAACTTGGCTTCAAGAGGTTCTCAACTCCTATCACACTGATTTGGAAGCTCAGAGGTTGTTACAAATGCTTGCTGTTCAGTCACCCAATGCTCAGGGATATTCCTTAGACAATGGATTGATCAAGTACAAGGGTCAGATCTGGTTGGCTAACAACTCAGCACTAAGAACCAAAGTAATTGCCTCTTTGCATTCTAGCCCTATTGGAGGTCATTCTGGGATCCAGTCTACTTATTATAAGATCAGGAGCTTGTTTCATTGGAAAGGTTTACACAAAGCAGTTGAAGACTTTGTGAAGCAGTGCCCTGTGTGTCAgcaagcaaaacatgagttgtcTCCTCCTGCTGGCCTTCTACAACCTCTTCCAATTCCTGCTGGCGCTTGGCAAGATATCTCCTTAGATTTTGTCGAAGGTTTACCAATGTCTGGTCACTGCAATGTGATCCTAGTGGTGGTGGATCGATTCACTAAgtatgctcattttattcctctCAAGCATCCCTTTACAGCTCATCAAGTGGCTATCAGTCTATTGGATACAGTGGTCAAACTTCATGGTATTCCTTCTTCGATTGTCTCTGATCGGGACAGAATATTTCTGAGTAATGTGTGGCAACAGATTTTCACCAGATTGGGTACTAAGCTACTGCATAGCACGGCTTATCATCCGCAAACTGATGGTCAGACCGAGAGGGTCAACCAGTGTCTGGAGATGTATTTGCGGTGTGCCATCCATCAAGCTCCCAAGCAATGGAAACAATGGCTTCCTCTAGCAGAACTTTGGTACAATTCTTGTTTGCATACTTCCTTGGGCTGTTCTCCTTTTCGTGCACTCTATGGCCATGAACCGAATTTGGGGATACTGTCATCTTCAGTTCTTACTGCTTCTGATTCAGATTCCTCTGTCACTGAGATTCTGCAAGCTCGTGAGCAGCACACTGCAATGCTCAAGGATCAATTAGCCATTGCACAAAACAGAATGAAGTTGCAAGCCGATCGTCATCGTGTTGACAGGGTTTTCCAAGTTGGGGAGCAGGTATTGCTGAAATTACAACCTTATGCTCAACAATCGGTGGTTAATCGTCCCTACCCCAAACTGGCTTTCAAGTTCTTCGGTCCTTTCACCGTTCTAGCCAAAGTTGGCATGGCTGCGTATAAGCTTGATCTTCCTGAGGACAGCAAAGTTCACAATGTGTTTCATGTGTCACAGTTGAAAGCTTTTGTCCCGGATCACTCCCCTGTTTACTCAGACATCTCCAAATTGGTTGATCTCAGTTCAGTCAACACTGTACCTGAAGCTATCTTGGATCGTCGGTTGGTCAAGAAAGGAAGTGAAGCGATTCCTCAAGTTCTTATTAAGTGGAGCAAgtttcctgctgctgctgctacatgGGAAGACCTCTACGTGGTCAAGGCAAGATTTCCGGATGCTACTGCTTGGGGACAAGACAGTTCTGGTGGGGGGGGACCTGTCACGACAGTAGCGTGACAAACCGTATGGTTGTTTTACGTCTTCATGTTTCTTTTGCGTATTTACTTGTTTCAGTAGTTGAGCCCTGCGTGGCTGTGTGGTGGGCCTGCGTGGCTGGTGTGTGACTTttaagtcgccggggtgtaacAAAAAACAGAGGGGATATTATCAGAAAAGAAACTATGAAACGGAAGAGGACAACCGGTCCTCGTTCCTCGCCGAATCCTTGATCTCGCTGTGTGCTTACTCACGCCTCGTTCATCCCGATCGAAGGCCACGGGTGGTTATATTGGAGATATAATATtggggattgagaaaaaataaaggggAAAGGGAGATGGAAAATCAATTTGTTGGAGTGGGTTTTTTCACCATCAATTCCCTATATTGAGAAAAAGTGGAAAGGGGATAGGGAAAAATCAaattgttggagttgctcttacaaCACTGTTCTGGTGCATTATGCCTCGGTTCTCTCTCCTCACGTTAAGCCAGAGCTGGCTCGGACCGCTGAAGGAGGCCTGACGGCAGTCGGCAGGGCACCAATCATGGCGTTCCAGGCTAAGGCAGCGGGCAGCAGCGGCACGGTCCAGTATGCCGGCGAAAAGCGCCACTGGCACCGACACCGGCTGGTCAGCCGTGCAtgcccgcgcgcgccggctGCGGTCGTTGGACGGATGCGGGTCGCAAGTGGCGGTGGGCGCGGGAGCAGCGAGCAGGGCAGGTGGCACGCACGCCTTTTGGGTGGACGGTCTCATGCTCTCTGCCAGGTGGAGCGTCGATTACTTTCCCTTTCGCCGCTTGAGAGGGTCTTAATTAGAAGTCTTTTACGTATATATCATTATAAAAATTTATGCTTACACAcgtattattaaaaaaattggaGATATTTGTGTACCATCGTGCGAATTTTGTTTTATCTGTGTGTCATTCCGTCCACCTTCCATTAGAACTTAACAATTTGTTTATCCTGACAAGTGGGACATATTGTGACAGCCTAGGTTTTTAATTAGCTAATCCAAATTTGTTAGCACCAAATCATATATTATTAACCAGAAAACTTTGAAACAAATGCCTGAATGTCTATGTGTCTAGGTGTATATGTGCTTAGGTCGAAAACTTTAAATAGTTTTTAAACTGACGCAAgtttgcatatgaaattgaataggcATCTCACTAACGTCATgacaaaccaaagtctagttgaagtcaaagggagaaaacgaatttttgcacatgaaatgacgagtcttTCAAACCACAGTTCTCGAAAATTTAAACtatctttcaaattttaaacaaatatgctttgaaaataatttctaaaacatagctcaaataaacttttgccctaaaaccaaagttgtagagttttaaatatggaaaaactttcgtgttcaaggattttcaagttgctatacaaaaattgaagaaagaaatttgaattcaaactcgaaTAGGGCGATAACGTAcattcatcaagaatttaaatttaactctTTATCTAGGCTTCAAATGAGTTTGTGcctgaaacgaaagttgtaggattttgaattttaaacAACTTACGTATTTAAACTTTTTCATGatccaattgaaaattttgagaaaatttaaaGTCAACTCTCTgacttctctctctttctctctcttctctctcttccttcACTCCTCTGCTTCGTTCCTGCTTCCCGAGCACAGAGCTGAGCAGTCATCATGGCGCAGCTAGCACACGCGCCTGCTTGCCCCGTTCCATCGCCGCTGGAGCATTGCCTCCCTCCTCGCTGCGTCCCTGACCCGGAAATGATGCCCTTCGAGCACGCGCCGCGCCCTTGCCGTCGCTGacgctccgctccgcccgcgcacgccgcgccccGACGGCCGGTCGACGACAACCAGGCCCGGCCGCGCCTCTGCTCCCACTCCCGGGCCTTTAGTGCAGCGCCACTTACACCTCCATCCCCTCCTCTCACTCCCTGCTCGCCTACAAAAGGGTCGCCGCACTCCCCTGCTCACGCCTGAGCACTTCCACGCCGAGCTCCCTGTCCGAGCCAGCCTCGACCCTCACCAACCACCCAGGCATGCTCACCCCCTTCCTAGTCCACCTCCCTGAGCCTCCAGTTAGCCACCCCGGCCACCTGCCTCGTCGGAACAGGGCCGCCATGGCAACCTCCCAGacctccgcgccgcgcccccACTTCCCCATGCCCTCCACCCTAGCTGACACTCGGAATCGGTCCCTCACCACCGACCGAAGCCTCCCAGCCCGGCCTCGCCCTCTCTCTCTTgccggagcggcgccgccgctgtccgccaccaccgcctccgctACTGCATGCCGGCGAGCCCCTTCCGGCCGCCCCCAGCCCCAATCGAGCCCACCTAGAGGTAGTGCGTGGCCTCCTCGTGCTGTTTCCCCTCTCCTCGCTCGCCGAGATTCGGCcgggcgccgcctc containing:
- the LOC120667617 gene encoding uncharacterized protein LOC120667617; the protein is MASSTQREDERWDQMTESIDLLFARMGGVERVQSQMAAQLDLSTQVMDQLLRDQNTLAKQMDTTGKTVSNLAQQFSSSTQAPYGRQRVFPADSSSSGEPPVNPSFPAAAHRHAVPKMSFPKFTGANPTIWRDKCLDYFHIFNIPETLWTPTAAMNMDDNAAKWLQVHKLKYGLGTWSEFIAAVESHFGSYAYRDALNDLIALEQEDSLEEYIATFTDLQYQASMHNLGLDEIFFVTHFVKGLKLDIRVSVQSQAPETVKRAVMLAKIQQQLLDSKKLYKPKSFNGLKSQGTMSKSDSRSSSSSSSLWKERQLRDYRKANGLCMYCGDKFDKMHATTCTKRPQAQVHALAINDLDQALTEEVLTQLAVEDSLQEEFEQLSLNALAGTASGEVMRLRATVKNKVMLILLDSGSSHSFVNSSFLSTVGITPVPVSSKKVKLANGQILVSAAIAPDMEWWCQGHTFRTDLQVLELGAYDAILGYDWLKQHSPMTCQWEQHTVEFMEQGKLVTLKGVPPTPLTLSAVQADSFVKWHKGNDIWALAMVDLETPAPSPPSPEIQTLLHEFDDVFAKPATLPPQRVYDHTIPLLPHTTPVNSRPYRYSPVHKDEIERQVKEMLTAGLITHSTSPFASPVLLVMKKDGNDKKQEYYWKDVASEFNSNRPTDVHMRTVKKLKTHWGTVKREIAKFCGVYANVRATYTSGHSDDMIMEKSHAWYKSQSSGKPFTLEYMWRELKDQPKWRTVVKKELGKNKRTKISESGAYTSSSTQDTEQESASKERRPEGQKKKKKD